The Commensalibacter nepenthis genome has a window encoding:
- a CDS encoding ribbon-helix-helix domain-containing protein yields MSNPYLQKRSLRLSGHKTSVALEQEFWQALEQYAQKQQCSLAALIMSIDTDRDPNRPLSSALRLAALDFASKSKNG; encoded by the coding sequence ATGAGCAATCCTTATTTACAAAAACGCAGCCTCAGGCTTTCTGGTCATAAAACCAGCGTAGCCTTAGAACAAGAATTCTGGCAAGCCTTAGAACAATATGCTCAAAAACAACAATGTTCTTTAGCAGCATTAATCATGTCTATTGACACAGACAGAGACCCCAATCGACCGCTTTCATCTGCATTACGATTGGCAGCATTGGATTTTGCATCAAAGTCAAAAAACGGATAA
- a CDS encoding TerB family tellurite resistance protein: MAFIGKIFGTVAGFAAGGPMGALLGAALGHAADKNTLLDPPPGGWTEQWKRKISPDFMGAASYIAVKMAVNTGKKDQVLALCMIILSAKIAKCDGAVNRQEIDAFKRFFAVPAQQQAAIGKLFDQARQRVDDYPKFAEELSIAFKDEKSKLENLLILLFAIAKADLDPSAPLHDEEEKFLRQVHKIFELPQSAWDYALNGGTLRSVTEEQNPYEALEIHSNATDEEVRNQWRKLVREHHPDVMASKGASEAEMAKSAIKIVKINAAWDYIKRNRGL; encoded by the coding sequence ATGGCGTTTATTGGAAAAATTTTTGGTACCGTTGCTGGCTTTGCTGCTGGGGGACCTATGGGTGCTTTATTGGGCGCAGCATTAGGACATGCAGCGGACAAAAATACTTTGTTGGATCCCCCTCCTGGTGGGTGGACAGAACAATGGAAACGTAAAATCTCTCCAGATTTTATGGGGGCTGCCAGCTATATCGCTGTAAAAATGGCTGTCAATACAGGTAAAAAAGATCAAGTACTTGCACTCTGTATGATTATTCTATCCGCAAAAATCGCCAAATGTGATGGCGCCGTTAATCGTCAAGAAATCGATGCTTTTAAACGTTTTTTTGCAGTGCCTGCTCAACAGCAAGCAGCAATTGGAAAATTATTTGACCAAGCACGCCAACGCGTTGACGACTATCCAAAATTTGCAGAGGAGCTTTCTATTGCTTTTAAAGACGAAAAGAGCAAACTCGAAAATCTTTTAATCTTGCTCTTTGCCATTGCCAAAGCAGACTTAGATCCATCAGCGCCATTACATGACGAAGAAGAAAAATTCTTACGCCAAGTTCATAAAATCTTTGAACTGCCTCAATCTGCATGGGATTATGCATTAAATGGTGGAACTTTACGTAGTGTAACAGAAGAACAAAACCCTTACGAAGCCCTTGAAATCCACAGTAATGCCACAGATGAAGAAGTGCGTAATCAATGGCGCAAATTGGTCAGAGAACATCACCCAGATGTCATGGCATCCAAAGGTGCGTCAGAGGCAGAAATGGCAAAATCAGCCATTAAAATCGTTAAAATCAATGCTGCTTGGGATTATATCAAACGCAATCGCGGTCTATAG
- a CDS encoding MlaA family lipoprotein: protein MRRLSYITLTVGLSLFASACTAPVPKDPEALAEYKRNNDKYEPTNREMYDFTMTVDKYTLRPVSKAYVWAVPKVVRKSLSNMITTMNEPVVFFSDVGAGKPRRAGDTFARWCINMVAGIGGFIDVASMVGYEHHDTTPGMTLASWGIKSGPYLFVPFMGPSSFREAGGSIIAVGLQPLNYVPRGYGLITFNWAYNILGVISARADYMDALDQLQRDSLDPYATVRSAYQQQQSAEIKELINDHRATTPAWYIK from the coding sequence ATGCGTCGTCTCTCTTATATCACTTTGACTGTTGGTTTATCTCTTTTTGCCAGTGCTTGCACAGCACCTGTTCCCAAAGATCCAGAAGCCTTGGCTGAATATAAACGCAATAATGATAAATACGAACCCACAAACCGTGAAATGTATGATTTTACCATGACAGTGGATAAATATACGTTACGCCCTGTGTCAAAGGCATATGTATGGGCGGTTCCCAAAGTGGTTCGCAAATCTCTGAGCAATATGATTACAACAATGAATGAACCTGTTGTATTCTTTTCTGATGTAGGTGCTGGCAAACCAAGGCGCGCAGGCGATACCTTTGCCCGTTGGTGTATCAATATGGTTGCTGGTATTGGTGGTTTTATTGATGTTGCCTCGATGGTTGGGTATGAACATCACGATACCACCCCAGGCATGACCTTGGCTTCTTGGGGAATTAAATCAGGTCCTTATTTATTTGTACCCTTTATGGGACCATCGAGCTTTCGTGAAGCCGGTGGCTCTATCATCGCTGTTGGTTTGCAACCGCTTAACTATGTCCCCAGAGGATATGGGTTGATTACTTTTAACTGGGCCTATAATATCCTAGGTGTGATTAGTGCTAGAGCTGACTATATGGATGCGTTGGATCAGTTACAAAGAGATTCATTGGATCCTTATGCAACAGTTCGAAGTGCATACCAACAACAACAAAGCGCTGAAATCAAAGAGCTGATTAATGACCATAGAGCCACAACACCAGCTTGGTATATAAAATAA
- a CDS encoding MlaC/ttg2D family ABC transporter substrate-binding protein: MKSYSCRFLFSVAAVSGILLSSTIVPHAPFAIPAAHAQKTYSSAELRQWLEATGNKMVSVVNSNKSAKEKKEQFLTILNQDVDVDTIAKFCLGRFWRVATPEQQKEYVQLFHQVLINSITDRLGEYKGVSFDIGKVSNVEGGRFSIETILHRPKQPNVSIQWIISTESGSPRVVDIIGENASLSVTQRGDYTSFIARHGNNVSALIDALKRQISKHP, encoded by the coding sequence ATGAAGAGTTACTCTTGTCGTTTTCTTTTTTCTGTAGCCGCAGTTTCAGGTATATTATTATCTAGTACTATAGTTCCTCATGCTCCCTTTGCTATTCCAGCTGCGCACGCGCAAAAAACTTATTCAAGTGCAGAATTACGTCAATGGCTTGAAGCCACAGGCAATAAAATGGTCTCTGTTGTAAACAGCAACAAATCAGCAAAAGAGAAAAAAGAACAATTTTTAACGATTTTAAATCAAGATGTTGATGTAGATACGATCGCTAAATTCTGCCTTGGTCGCTTTTGGCGTGTTGCAACACCAGAGCAACAAAAAGAGTATGTCCAATTATTCCATCAGGTTTTAATTAACTCTATTACTGACCGTTTGGGTGAATATAAAGGCGTTTCTTTTGACATTGGCAAGGTTTCCAACGTTGAAGGCGGTAGATTTTCTATAGAAACCATCCTTCATCGTCCAAAACAACCCAATGTTTCAATACAATGGATTATCAGCACAGAAAGCGGATCCCCTAGAGTGGTGGATATTATTGGTGAAAATGCGTCCTTATCCGTAACACAAAGAGGTGACTATACGTCCTTTATTGCTCGACATGGTAATAATGTGTCTGCATTGATTGATGCTTTAAAACGTCAAATCTCAAAACATCCATAA
- the bluB gene encoding 5,6-dimethylbenzimidazole synthase: MTAPQFSNDFILELEQLFSWRRDVRHFQSKPVDNQILDQLLSVASLAPSVGLSQPWRYIKVETPALREAIYTLFQECNHQAAQEYASEQQQLYSNLKLSGLNDAPHHIAVFSEANPQQGKGLGRQTMPETTAYSTVMSIFSFWLAARAYNIGVGWVSILPPEKVKLILTVPKDWNFVAYLCVGYPQFQNIIPELEEKGWEKRNPERQQWIIK; encoded by the coding sequence ATGACCGCTCCTCAATTTTCCAATGATTTCATTCTAGAGCTTGAACAGCTCTTTTCTTGGCGCAGAGATGTCAGGCATTTCCAGTCTAAACCGGTTGATAACCAAATTCTGGACCAACTTTTATCAGTTGCCTCGTTGGCTCCGTCTGTTGGTCTCAGCCAACCTTGGCGGTATATTAAGGTTGAAACCCCTGCACTTCGTGAAGCAATTTATACCCTCTTTCAGGAATGTAACCATCAAGCTGCACAAGAATATGCGTCTGAACAACAACAGCTTTACTCTAATTTAAAACTTTCTGGTCTGAACGATGCCCCTCATCATATCGCAGTCTTTTCAGAGGCAAACCCACAACAAGGCAAAGGATTAGGCAGGCAGACTATGCCAGAAACCACTGCTTACTCAACCGTGATGTCTATCTTCAGCTTTTGGTTGGCTGCCAGAGCCTATAATATTGGTGTGGGTTGGGTTTCAATTTTACCTCCTGAAAAAGTAAAATTAATTTTAACCGTTCCAAAAGATTGGAATTTTGTAGCCTATTTATGTGTTGGATATCCACAATTTCAAAACATAATCCCAGAACTAGAGGAAAAAGGCTGGGAAAAACGCAATCCAGAACGACAGCAATGGATCATTAAATAG
- a CDS encoding sugar MFS transporter yields the protein MSNSSLRVSDTPEAHQNSFTYYPVALSVMTTVFFMWGFLTCLNDILIPHLKTVFELNYAQAMLVQFTFFGAYFLMSIPGGKIISSLGYKKGIVAGLIIAAIGAFGFWPAAISSNYYIFLIALFILATGITILQVAANPYVTLLGSQKTSSSRLNLAQAFNSLGTTVAPYLGGVLILVGASYTLPKDVATAPETVQLISILENKSLPDIQSAFNQAKPENIAYALKNIPPFIFNKLSNEVLLEQSNRLPPEILGTVLSDIPTEQKLFILSNISTEKLDQLPADALVQSMDSLVTTSLDTNQTSMLQKLKNEITPATHQKMQAYRTNQAKSVQKPYAILGLILLLLAGFVAIFKLPENKDQAEENKDTPHSLKDVFQYPHAVLGALGIFFYVGAEVSVGSFMISYLTLPDIGRMTEQVASQYVAFFWGGAMVGRVIGSALMVKISPRKLLSLCAIVNVCLLVITLTSSGNLAVYSIISIGLFNSIMFPTIFSLAVTGMGILTEQTSSLVVMAIVGGAVIPFAQGFIADSIGLHHAFLLPLLCYFYILYYGLRGANLSKTVTKQ from the coding sequence ATGAGCAATTCTTCACTAAGGGTTTCTGACACACCTGAAGCCCATCAAAATTCATTCACATACTATCCCGTCGCATTAAGCGTCATGACAACTGTTTTCTTCATGTGGGGATTTCTGACATGTTTGAATGATATTCTTATTCCACATTTAAAGACCGTATTTGAATTAAACTATGCCCAAGCAATGTTGGTTCAATTTACATTCTTTGGTGCATATTTTCTAATGTCTATACCGGGGGGAAAAATTATCTCTTCATTAGGGTATAAAAAAGGCATTGTCGCAGGTCTGATTATTGCAGCCATTGGTGCATTTGGATTTTGGCCTGCGGCTATTTCTTCGAATTATTATATTTTCCTGATTGCTCTGTTTATTTTGGCGACTGGGATCACAATCTTACAGGTCGCAGCCAATCCATATGTGACTTTACTAGGATCTCAAAAAACCAGCTCTAGCCGATTAAATTTGGCACAAGCCTTCAACTCTTTAGGAACGACCGTAGCTCCCTATCTTGGCGGGGTTCTAATTCTTGTAGGTGCGTCTTATACATTGCCAAAGGACGTTGCAACAGCTCCAGAAACAGTGCAATTAATTTCTATACTTGAAAATAAATCACTCCCCGATATTCAATCAGCATTCAATCAAGCAAAACCAGAAAATATTGCTTATGCCCTTAAAAACATTCCACCTTTTATATTCAATAAACTTTCGAATGAAGTGTTATTAGAACAATCCAATCGCCTTCCCCCTGAAATATTAGGAACCGTTTTAAGCGATATCCCTACTGAGCAAAAACTCTTTATCCTTAGCAATATTTCTACAGAAAAGTTGGATCAATTGCCTGCTGATGCGCTTGTTCAGTCAATGGATAGTCTTGTTACGACTTCATTAGATACAAACCAAACAAGCATGCTTCAAAAGTTAAAAAATGAAATAACACCCGCCACGCATCAAAAGATGCAAGCATATCGGACTAATCAAGCCAAATCAGTGCAAAAACCCTATGCAATATTAGGGCTCATTCTTTTGTTACTGGCTGGTTTCGTTGCCATTTTTAAACTTCCTGAAAATAAAGATCAAGCAGAGGAAAATAAAGATACACCACATTCTTTGAAAGATGTATTTCAATATCCTCATGCAGTTTTGGGGGCATTAGGGATTTTCTTTTATGTTGGTGCTGAAGTATCGGTCGGCAGTTTTATGATTAGCTATTTAACATTACCCGATATTGGTCGCATGACAGAACAAGTTGCCTCTCAATATGTTGCTTTTTTCTGGGGAGGCGCTATGGTTGGGCGTGTAATAGGGTCAGCATTAATGGTGAAAATATCCCCACGAAAATTGCTATCTCTTTGTGCAATCGTTAATGTCTGTTTGCTGGTTATTACATTGACATCTTCTGGCAACCTTGCCGTTTACTCGATTATTTCCATTGGATTATTTAACTCTATTATGTTCCCCACTATCTTTTCTTTGGCAGTGACTGGAATGGGAATTTTAACTGAACAAACATCAAGCTTGGTAGTAATGGCAATCGTCGGAGGCGCTGTAATCCCATTTGCTCAAGGCTTTATTGCCGATAGCATCGGATTACATCACGCTTTCTTATTGCCACTCCTTTGTTATTTTTATATTCTATATTACGGTCTAAGGGGTGCCAATCTTTCTAAAACAGTTACAAAACAATAA
- a CDS encoding NAD(P)/FAD-dependent oxidoreductase, with the protein MTVKQKIEKPVLIDDALIAPTNNTDKQEDWSWVDGDQKPEHPANYYEATLSSWAGFPKLEEETTCDIVVIGGGLLGASSALHLSESGVDTILLEKNRIGSAASGRNGGQLTPGLARWEAETMIEHFDYDEACRLWRFTSIECFDLIREIVSKYDLSVDMRKGHLTAAIHPGHIGALVKGADARRYLGDDSVSMLGEYEIKEHINSEIYFGGALDSMGGQIHSLALVRGMIYGFVQNGGQVFEDSEVLEIEETPNGTRVRTEAGSVLAKKGIVLAVHDSTFKLLSEADATIPFYTYVAVTNPVAGGTKTLLPTDMAVYDTQFQIDYYRPVKKQRILFGGQGTGTRWNEEKTIAYLTSRLETVFPERKDLKFDFAWSGTTDLTLNGATDCRKIEKQVPIYSVNGWSGHGVAQTVRIGKSIRDDILKNNDDFAMLAAIEHRSILLGRQLSPVAIPLAKSLLGLQGMITPGKMISF; encoded by the coding sequence ATGACTGTAAAACAAAAGATTGAAAAACCAGTATTAATTGATGATGCATTGATTGCTCCAACCAATAACACAGATAAACAAGAAGATTGGAGTTGGGTGGATGGCGATCAAAAGCCAGAACATCCAGCAAATTATTACGAAGCAACCTTATCTAGTTGGGCTGGTTTTCCCAAACTGGAAGAAGAAACAACTTGTGATATCGTGGTAATTGGTGGGGGATTGCTTGGTGCTTCATCAGCATTACATCTCTCAGAATCTGGTGTTGATACAATTTTGTTAGAAAAAAATCGCATCGGTTCTGCGGCTTCGGGTCGTAATGGGGGGCAATTAACCCCAGGGCTAGCCCGTTGGGAAGCCGAAACTATGATTGAACATTTTGATTATGACGAAGCATGTCGTTTATGGCGTTTTACATCTATTGAATGTTTTGACTTAATCAGAGAGATCGTCAGTAAATATGATTTATCTGTTGATATGCGCAAGGGACATTTAACCGCTGCAATTCATCCTGGTCATATTGGTGCATTGGTAAAAGGTGCAGATGCTCGTAGATATCTTGGCGATGATTCCGTTAGCATGTTAGGTGAATATGAAATTAAAGAGCATATTAACTCTGAGATTTATTTTGGCGGTGCCTTAGACAGTATGGGCGGTCAAATTCACTCGTTGGCACTCGTTCGTGGGATGATTTATGGCTTTGTGCAAAATGGTGGACAGGTTTTTGAGGATAGCGAAGTCCTTGAAATTGAAGAAACTCCCAATGGAACCAGAGTTAGAACAGAAGCAGGTAGTGTCTTAGCCAAAAAAGGCATTGTGCTTGCTGTGCATGATTCTACATTTAAGTTATTATCTGAGGCTGATGCGACCATTCCATTTTATACATATGTGGCTGTAACAAATCCAGTTGCAGGGGGTACAAAAACATTATTGCCAACCGATATGGCTGTATATGATACACAATTTCAAATTGATTATTATCGTCCTGTTAAAAAACAGCGTATCTTGTTCGGTGGGCAAGGGACAGGGACTCGTTGGAACGAAGAAAAAACCATTGCATATTTAACGTCTCGTCTTGAAACTGTATTTCCAGAAAGAAAAGATTTAAAATTTGATTTTGCATGGAGTGGTACCACAGACTTAACTCTCAATGGTGCGACTGATTGTCGTAAAATTGAAAAGCAAGTGCCTATTTATTCTGTTAATGGATGGAGCGGCCATGGTGTTGCGCAGACAGTTCGCATCGGTAAATCTATACGTGATGACATTCTAAAAAATAACGATGATTTTGCAATGTTGGCAGCGATTGAGCATCGTTCTATTTTGTTAGGTAGACAATTATCACCAGTGGCGATCCCACTAGCAAAATCTTTGTTAGGACTACAAGGAATGATTACACCTGGTAAAATGATATCTTTCTAA
- a CDS encoding APC family permease: MDQLKKSKKLLSLWQVVIIGVAYLTPMTVFDTFGIVSERTNGRVPLAYLLTLVAIMLTAMSYSRLAATFPESGSAFTYTSKICGKANGFIVGWATLQDYMLLPMINALLSGAYLSALFPDIPNWILITVYVAIVTFINLRNVSLLANMNFIFVGVPLILTIYFIYLVIHIKLGQGVTAVLTMKPLFNGDNSLEPLVGGAAVLCFSFLGFDAVSTLANETKDSKKNIPRAIMITVLSGGIIFFISAWFIQLYYPTNELLKNYKDSSSPEIALYVGGIIFQKFFMIAMLVNTLASALASHASAARLLYIMGIARFIPGQMFRYVHPKYHSPYFCVLLVGFLSLGAIFCSLDTAVSFVNFGAMIAFSAVNVCILVMFVYKNKEIATMKQILLNLIFPVLGLVTVAYMWLNLQEDSFIFGLSWTFLGLLYLFYLKKINKSLFVPDNENYESKV; encoded by the coding sequence ATGGATCAGTTAAAAAAGAGTAAGAAGCTATTATCATTATGGCAAGTCGTTATCATTGGTGTAGCTTATTTGACGCCAATGACTGTGTTTGATACGTTTGGTATCGTGTCTGAGCGTACAAATGGTCGAGTGCCTTTGGCTTATTTATTGACGTTAGTGGCTATTATGTTAACCGCTATGAGTTATAGTCGACTAGCAGCCACCTTTCCTGAATCTGGTTCTGCGTTTACATATACAAGTAAAATATGTGGTAAAGCGAATGGTTTTATTGTTGGATGGGCAACTCTGCAAGATTATATGTTATTACCAATGATTAATGCCTTGTTGTCTGGTGCTTATTTAAGTGCATTATTTCCAGATATTCCCAATTGGATTTTAATAACTGTTTACGTTGCTATTGTGACCTTTATTAATTTACGTAACGTCAGTTTATTGGCAAATATGAATTTTATATTTGTGGGCGTACCCTTAATTTTAACGATTTATTTTATATATTTGGTCATTCATATAAAATTAGGACAAGGTGTAACTGCTGTATTAACCATGAAACCCTTATTCAATGGTGATAATAGCTTGGAACCACTTGTGGGTGGTGCGGCTGTTTTATGTTTCTCTTTCCTAGGGTTTGATGCGGTATCGACTTTGGCGAATGAAACAAAAGATTCGAAAAAGAACATACCCAGAGCCATTATGATTACCGTATTATCTGGTGGGATAATTTTTTTCATCAGTGCTTGGTTTATTCAATTATATTACCCAACAAACGAATTATTAAAAAATTATAAAGATTCATCCTCTCCTGAAATTGCATTATATGTCGGGGGAATCATTTTCCAAAAATTCTTTATGATTGCGATGTTGGTGAATACGTTGGCTTCTGCATTGGCATCGCATGCTAGTGCCGCAAGACTATTATACATCATGGGCATTGCCAGATTTATCCCTGGTCAGATGTTTAGATATGTTCATCCCAAGTATCATTCCCCTTATTTCTGTGTGTTGTTAGTTGGATTTTTATCTTTAGGTGCTATTTTTTGTAGCTTAGATACAGCCGTGTCCTTTGTGAATTTTGGCGCGATGATTGCATTTAGTGCAGTCAATGTCTGTATTTTAGTCATGTTTGTTTACAAAAACAAAGAAATTGCAACCATGAAGCAAATTTTATTAAATCTGATCTTCCCAGTCTTGGGTTTGGTAACAGTTGCGTATATGTGGTTGAACTTACAAGAAGATTCCTTTATATTTGGCTTATCATGGACATTTTTAGGATTGCTTTATCTTTTTTATCTAAAGAAAATCAACAAATCACTTTTCGTTCCAGATAACGAAAATTACGAATCAAAAGTCTAG
- the ppa gene encoding inorganic diphosphatase — translation MDLSKIAAGKDVPNDINVVIEIPKGSKVKYEVDKDSGAVFVDRVVFTPMVYPAAYGFVPNTLAADGDPIDMLVLCPEPVIPGCVIRARPIGVLKMEDESGMDEKIICVPHDKIHPFYTNINEVSEIPEITRQEIEHFFTHYKDLEKGKWVKIQGWDNKAKACELIETSIKNYKK, via the coding sequence ATGGATTTATCTAAAATTGCTGCTGGCAAAGATGTGCCAAACGATATTAATGTTGTTATTGAAATCCCCAAAGGTTCAAAAGTAAAATACGAAGTTGATAAAGATAGCGGTGCTGTATTTGTTGATCGCGTTGTCTTTACCCCAATGGTTTATCCAGCTGCTTATGGATTTGTACCCAATACATTGGCTGCTGATGGTGATCCGATTGATATGTTGGTGCTATGCCCAGAGCCTGTTATTCCAGGATGTGTTATTCGTGCACGCCCGATTGGTGTCTTAAAAATGGAAGATGAATCGGGAATGGATGAAAAAATCATCTGTGTTCCACATGATAAAATCCACCCTTTTTATACCAATATCAACGAAGTTTCAGAAATTCCAGAAATCACCCGCCAAGAAATCGAACATTTTTTTACCCACTATAAAGATCTTGAAAAAGGAAAATGGGTTAAAATCCAAGGATGGGATAATAAAGCCAAGGCATGTGAACTCATCGAAACTTCGATTAAAAACTATAAAAAATAA